Proteins co-encoded in one Nicotiana sylvestris chromosome 7, ASM39365v2, whole genome shotgun sequence genomic window:
- the LOC138873466 gene encoding uncharacterized protein has protein sequence MDFIQVKLQHWFYERKNKAEGTFYDVSYWVEEELKNRIDLAFTLNVFPVDSWRSRVEEEGITFLVDLNKRTCDCFQFQLDELPCIHAIAAIEKRNIKKSDFCSHWYLKESWLKTYERQIHPVGHTDSWIVPESVKSQIVKPPDFKVPPGRRQKKRHIPATEPSKITFKCGRCRRIGHNRTACIYSPALHPFSRKHREE, from the exons ATGGATTTCATTCAAGTGAAGCTACAACATTGGTTttatgaaagaaaaaataaagcaGAAGGAACATTTTATGATGTTTCTTATTGGGTAGAGGAGGAATTGAAGAACAGAATAGATTTAGCATTTACTTTGAAC GTCTTCCCTGTTGATTCATGGCgttctagagttgaagaagaaggaataaCTTTCTTGGTGGACTTAAACAAAAGAACATGTGATTGTTTTCAATTTCAACTTGATGAATTACCATGCATACATGCAATTGCAGCTATCGAGAAGAGAAACATCAAGAAGTCTGACTTTTGTTCGCACTGGTACTTAAAGGAATCTTGGCTGAAAACATATGAAAGACAAATACATCCTGTAGGACATACTGATTCATGGATTGTACCAGAGAGTGTTAAGTCACAAATTGTTAAACCTCCAGATTTCAAAGTGCCACCAGGTAGAAGGCAAAAGAAAAGGCATATTCCTGCTACCGAGccatcaaaaataacattcaaATGTGGTCGTTGCAGAAGAATTGGTCATAATAGAACAGCTTGTATATATTCTCCGGCACTCCATCCATTTTCAAGAAAGCATAGAGAAGAGTAG